A DNA window from Elusimicrobiota bacterium contains the following coding sequences:
- a CDS encoding alpha-L-rhamnosidase C-terminal domain-containing protein: MELIANWLWNHDNNPANTWMCFRKSFVINNPSQDLEAAVSVDSKYWLWINGKLVVFEGGLNRGPEPGAGYFDTINIGKYLVNGRNTIAALVWYWGNSGRNNVDSGQGGFLFQTKSPRLALISDNTWKTKVHPGYYPTAEPNPSYLYGGHNLGFDARQDIPGWHKPVYDDTGWENATEKGKAGIKPWGNLSPRPIPLWKDYGLKKYCKTFTKKTGNKLVVEADLPYAAHITPFFRIKSKTGGLSIDIRTDRYEVHGGPGDDKNVYKSHRVEYLTKPGIQEFEAYDWLFGEKVIFTFPDEVEILNLKFRETGYNVDFEGRFNCNDKFINKLYDKCSRTLYICMRDNYMDCPDRERGQWIGDVSSQIPQTFYALGRPADLLTKKAIHDFINWKNGDILRGNIPGTKCSELPSQSLNAISEIGMIMTYYLHSGDKSVLVYAYESIKKYILLWKLNADGSVIPRNGNWAWFDHGINVDRPVLENAWYLSALKSANTIAELTGNRSDCRIYGDRISVIQNNFDKLYWKDDGYRSGESNDDRANALAVLSGLVDKSKYEHILKIFLEVNNSTPYMEGYVLEAMFKMGYGKHALTRMRERYGKLVKNSNTTLWEDFFVLGTKNHAWSGAPLTIISKYIAGIFPATPGYETFYVLPQLFDLKSLSIKVPSVKGDIEVEIINNTSKYSMKLTSPVGTKAIVGIPKNLSPKIRGQIKINGSVVSKKGIVDEDNGYVMFTIPSGKHIISQQ, encoded by the coding sequence ATGGAATTAATCGCAAATTGGCTTTGGAATCATGACAACAACCCGGCTAATACGTGGATGTGTTTCCGTAAAAGTTTTGTTATCAACAATCCATCCCAGGATTTAGAAGCCGCTGTTTCAGTTGATTCTAAATACTGGTTATGGATTAACGGTAAACTAGTAGTATTCGAAGGCGGCTTAAACCGCGGCCCCGAACCCGGAGCCGGGTATTTTGATACTATTAACATTGGAAAATATCTTGTAAACGGCAGAAATACCATTGCTGCGCTTGTCTGGTACTGGGGCAACTCCGGACGTAATAACGTTGACAGCGGCCAAGGCGGTTTTTTGTTTCAAACAAAATCCCCCAGGTTGGCACTGATCAGCGATAATACCTGGAAAACAAAAGTTCATCCTGGATATTACCCAACCGCAGAACCCAATCCATCATATTTATACGGAGGACACAATCTAGGTTTTGATGCAAGGCAGGATATCCCGGGTTGGCATAAACCCGTGTATGACGATACCGGCTGGGAAAATGCTACTGAAAAAGGAAAAGCCGGAATCAAACCCTGGGGCAACTTATCACCGAGACCTATACCATTATGGAAAGATTATGGATTAAAAAAATATTGTAAAACCTTCACAAAAAAAACAGGCAATAAACTCGTAGTAGAAGCCGACCTCCCCTATGCAGCACATATAACCCCTTTTTTTAGAATAAAATCAAAAACAGGCGGTTTATCCATAGATATCCGCACTGACCGGTATGAAGTCCATGGCGGCCCTGGTGATGACAAAAATGTTTATAAATCACACAGGGTTGAATATCTAACAAAACCCGGCATCCAGGAATTTGAAGCTTACGACTGGCTATTTGGAGAAAAAGTAATATTTACCTTCCCCGATGAAGTTGAAATCCTTAACTTAAAATTCAGGGAGACAGGTTATAACGTTGATTTTGAAGGAAGGTTCAACTGTAACGACAAATTTATCAATAAACTTTATGATAAATGCAGCAGAACCTTATATATTTGTATGCGCGACAATTATATGGATTGTCCTGACAGGGAACGAGGACAATGGATTGGTGATGTGAGCTCACAAATTCCCCAAACATTTTATGCGCTTGGACGTCCCGCGGACTTACTTACAAAAAAAGCGATCCACGATTTTATCAACTGGAAAAACGGCGATATCCTCAGGGGAAACATCCCGGGCACTAAGTGCAGTGAATTACCTTCGCAATCACTTAATGCTATCAGCGAGATTGGCATGATAATGACATATTACCTGCACAGCGGAGATAAAAGTGTTTTAGTTTATGCGTATGAATCAATTAAAAAGTATATCCTTTTATGGAAACTAAACGCTGATGGTTCAGTTATCCCCAGAAACGGCAACTGGGCATGGTTTGACCACGGGATCAACGTTGACCGCCCTGTACTAGAGAATGCATGGTATCTTTCAGCACTAAAATCTGCGAATACAATTGCGGAATTAACCGGTAATAGATCGGATTGCAGGATTTATGGTGACAGGATATCTGTTATACAAAACAATTTTGATAAACTGTATTGGAAAGATGATGGTTACCGTTCCGGTGAATCAAACGATGACCGCGCAAATGCGCTAGCAGTATTATCAGGGTTAGTTGATAAAAGCAAATATGAACACATTCTAAAAATATTTTTGGAAGTAAACAATTCAACGCCCTATATGGAAGGCTATGTCCTGGAAGCAATGTTCAAAATGGGATACGGTAAACATGCACTAACAAGAATGCGTGAGAGATATGGTAAACTTGTAAAAAACTCAAACACAACTTTGTGGGAAGACTTTTTTGTTCTCGGAACAAAAAACCATGCATGGTCCGGTGCGCCTTTAACTATCATCAGTAAATATATCGCCGGTATATTCCCGGCAACACCCGGATATGAAACTTTTTATGTATTACCCCAACTTTTTGACTTAAAATCGTTGAGTATAAAAGTTCCTTCTGTAAAAGGTGATATTGAAGTAGAAATCATAAATAATACTTCAAAATATTCAATGAAATTAACATCTCCCGTAGGTACAAAAGCAATAGTCGGGATTCCCAAAAACCTTTCACCAAAAATACGCGGGCAAATAAAAATTAACGGTTCCGTTGTATCGAAAAAAGGAATAGTTGATGAGGACAACGGGTATGTTATGTTTACAATACCTTCCGGAAAGCACATTATTTCTCAACAATAA
- a CDS encoding ATP-binding protein gives MRKYKIFVSGVQKELKEERRAVKDFILGDVLLSEYFDVFLFEDSPAKSRSTETAYLVEVRKGDIYIGVFGQQYGGTVGNKISPTEAEFREAKDKHKAILIYIKGENGANDKNREAGVQKLIKEIKNPRSGYSYRRFSNPTELTDLVYDSLIVFLKEKGVVGRSVFDHRICGGAKYSDIDNKKVKWFIQVAREKRNFPINPEASTKEVLTHLKLLHEGKLTNAAILLFGKEPRKYFDQAKIKCIQIPSIQVEKPFTSYHIYEENLFEQVDKAVSFVLDSIKFPVIQQEHTVQVKRPREIPVFAIQEAIVNAIAHRDYNTTSSVQVMVFFDRIEIWNSGTLPTNLKIEDLKRPHASHPTNPLLSTVLYLADYIQQAGSGTLEMVKQCKAQGLPEPEFISIRNLEFKTILSRDIFTEDVLNRLGLNERQFNAVKYIKQQGQISNQIYQEINNTTKRTASRDLTEMVALCVFQKTGITGKGTLYVLRGHKGDKGDKAR, from the coding sequence ATGCGTAAATACAAAATATTTGTTAGCGGTGTACAAAAGGAACTGAAAGAAGAACGCAGGGCGGTCAAGGACTTCATCCTAGGGGACGTTCTTTTATCAGAATATTTTGACGTATTTCTATTTGAAGATTCGCCGGCAAAAAGCAGATCAACTGAGACGGCTTATCTTGTGGAAGTCAGGAAGGGCGATATTTATATAGGAGTTTTCGGACAGCAATATGGCGGAACAGTCGGAAACAAAATCTCGCCGACTGAAGCAGAATTTCGTGAGGCGAAAGATAAACATAAGGCTATTCTGATATATATCAAAGGTGAAAACGGTGCCAATGATAAAAATCGTGAGGCTGGTGTTCAAAAGCTCATTAAAGAAATTAAAAATCCTAGGTCTGGTTACAGTTATCGGAGATTCAGCAATCCAACCGAATTAACCGACTTGGTTTATGATAGCCTAATAGTATTTTTAAAAGAAAAAGGAGTGGTTGGTAGATCTGTTTTTGATCATCGGATTTGTGGAGGTGCAAAGTATTCTGATATAGATAATAAGAAGGTAAAATGGTTTATACAAGTAGCACGAGAAAAACGTAATTTTCCAATAAATCCGGAAGCTTCTACAAAAGAAGTTTTAACTCACCTTAAACTTTTACATGAAGGGAAACTGACTAATGCCGCTATTCTTTTGTTCGGTAAGGAACCACGTAAATATTTTGACCAAGCTAAAATAAAATGCATTCAAATACCAAGTATTCAGGTAGAGAAACCATTTACTTCATACCATATTTATGAAGAGAACTTATTTGAACAGGTTGATAAGGCAGTCAGTTTTGTTTTGGATTCCATTAAATTCCCGGTTATTCAGCAGGAACATACTGTTCAGGTCAAAAGACCAAGAGAAATCCCAGTTTTTGCTATACAGGAAGCAATCGTTAATGCGATAGCACATCGTGACTATAACACAACATCTTCGGTTCAGGTGATGGTATTTTTTGATCGCATAGAAATATGGAACTCAGGAACATTGCCTACAAACTTGAAAATTGAAGATCTTAAAAGGCCCCATGCCTCCCATCCGACGAATCCTTTATTGTCAACGGTGTTATATCTTGCTGATTATATTCAACAAGCGGGTTCGGGAACATTAGAAATGGTTAAACAGTGTAAGGCTCAAGGATTGCCGGAACCGGAATTTATTTCTATACGAAATCTGGAATTCAAGACAATACTATCAAGGGATATTTTTACGGAAGACGTTTTAAACAGGCTTGGATTGAACGAAAGGCAATTTAATGCTGTAAAATACATCAAACAGCAAGGACAAATTAGCAATCAGATTTATCAAGAAATTAATAATACTACGAAAAGAACTGCTTCTCGTGATTTGACAGAAATGGTTGCTCTATGTGTTTTTCAAAAGACGGGTATTACAGGGAAAGGAACTCTCTATGTTCTAAGGGGACACAAAGGGGACAAAGGGGACAAAGCGAGATAG
- a CDS encoding SGNH/GDSL hydrolase family protein translates to MGTNLINKNDVILFQGDSITDAGRQKDNPAALGHGYAMITAGWMLAKSPELNLKFINRGISGNRTCDLVARWDADCIAIKPNLVSIMIGVNNSWHRYTKNALTADNVFESEYRVILTRVKKELPGTKIVILNPFLSDVPKIMHLHEDLDPKIQIVNKLAKEFADVHIPLDKMFRDAITKQPPEYWAADGVHPTVAGHAFIAQAWLNAVAG, encoded by the coding sequence ATGGGAACTAATTTAATCAACAAAAACGATGTTATTCTTTTCCAGGGGGATAGTATCACTGACGCGGGCCGGCAGAAAGATAATCCTGCTGCTCTCGGGCATGGGTATGCAATGATTACCGCAGGGTGGATGCTCGCAAAAAGTCCCGAGCTTAACCTCAAGTTTATCAACCGCGGGATCAGCGGAAACCGTACTTGCGACCTAGTTGCGCGGTGGGATGCAGATTGTATCGCTATAAAACCAAACTTAGTGTCAATCATGATAGGGGTTAACAACTCGTGGCACCGGTATACAAAAAACGCGTTAACTGCAGATAATGTGTTTGAGTCGGAATACCGCGTAATTCTTACCCGGGTAAAAAAAGAGTTGCCGGGGACTAAGATTGTTATCCTCAACCCGTTTCTCTCGGATGTACCAAAAATTATGCATTTACATGAAGATCTTGACCCTAAGATCCAGATCGTGAATAAACTCGCAAAAGAGTTCGCGGATGTTCATATACCGCTTGATAAAATGTTTAGGGATGCTATTACGAAACAACCGCCGGAGTACTGGGCTGCGGACGGTGTGCATCCTACCGTTGCGGGCCACGCCTTTATCGCGCAAGCATGGCTCAACGCCGTTGCTGGGTAA
- a CDS encoding DegT/DnrJ/EryC1/StrS family aminotransferase: MSTVLAINGGQKARTKPFPARKPYGEEEIKLVTEAINSQNLFRWGGKKVSEFEKRFCELYGMQYSVASTSGSSAIHLAVAAINPNPGDEIITAPVTDMGTILGILMQNAIPVFADVDPENYIMDPKSIESKITKRTKAILVVHLFGNPADMDAIMSISKKHNVPVIEDSCQAYMTYYKDKLVGTIGDIGCFSMQQSKHATAGDGGITITNNEKYFDHMQLFMDKGWARKGYGVRAYHFLGVNYRMNELTGAVAVAQLDKVETVVKSRRAIGDGITQLIKDVKGVQALKVYPGGKPSYWLYGLKSLNHPAETFAKALTAEGVSAGAGYIGKPIYICSEAMHSKATYGTSHCPFDCQHTDAKIEYKEGLCPVCEKELDNLVCIGINEDYSQNDGKDIATAIQKVAENL, translated from the coding sequence ATGAGTACCGTATTAGCGATTAACGGCGGGCAAAAGGCCAGGACAAAACCGTTCCCGGCACGCAAACCTTATGGTGAAGAAGAAATTAAGCTCGTAACCGAAGCGATTAATTCACAGAACCTATTTCGCTGGGGCGGCAAAAAAGTATCTGAGTTTGAGAAACGTTTTTGTGAACTTTACGGTATGCAATACTCCGTAGCGTCAACTTCAGGTAGTTCAGCAATTCATCTCGCGGTTGCTGCAATTAATCCTAACCCAGGCGATGAAATCATTACCGCACCGGTAACCGATATGGGAACTATACTCGGTATTTTAATGCAGAACGCAATCCCCGTCTTTGCTGATGTTGACCCTGAAAATTATATTATGGACCCTAAAAGTATTGAAAGTAAAATTACTAAACGCACAAAAGCTATACTTGTGGTGCACCTTTTTGGCAACCCCGCTGACATGGACGCGATTATGTCAATCAGTAAGAAACATAACGTCCCAGTGATCGAAGATAGCTGCCAGGCATATATGACGTATTATAAAGACAAGTTAGTAGGTACAATCGGCGATATTGGCTGTTTCTCGATGCAACAATCAAAACATGCAACTGCCGGTGATGGAGGGATTACCATAACGAATAACGAAAAGTATTTTGACCATATGCAGTTATTTATGGATAAAGGTTGGGCACGGAAAGGGTATGGTGTCCGCGCATACCATTTCCTCGGTGTGAACTACCGTATGAACGAACTCACCGGTGCGGTAGCAGTTGCGCAGCTTGATAAAGTAGAAACTGTGGTTAAGTCCCGCCGCGCAATTGGTGACGGTATTACACAGCTGATAAAAGACGTGAAAGGCGTACAAGCACTTAAAGTATACCCCGGCGGTAAACCTTCCTACTGGCTTTACGGCCTAAAATCGTTGAACCATCCAGCGGAAACATTTGCGAAAGCATTAACCGCGGAAGGCGTTAGTGCTGGAGCAGGATATATCGGTAAACCAATATATATCTGTAGTGAAGCTATGCACAGTAAAGCTACTTACGGGACGTCACATTGCCCATTTGACTGCCAGCATACTGACGCTAAGATTGAGTATAAAGAAGGTTTATGCCCTGTATGTGAGAAAGAACTAGATAATCTTGTTTGTATAGGGATTAATGAGGACTACTCGCAGAACGATGGTAAGGATATTGCTACAGCTATACAGAAGGTTGCTGAGAATTTGTAA
- a CDS encoding amidohydrolase family protein gives MTNKPCRIIDVHAHYGKWFFPIYSDTPDNIFEIMNRNSIDKIVLSSTQAIVYNMVAGNAELAEILDKHSGFYGYIFLNPNYIDLSFKELEKYMGNHKKVLGLKLYSEGYIAQPLNCDGHKKFLTETQTRFPGTPVLFHCYSATAAMQLAGVAKQFPNLNFLMGHMGGAQWRSAVDCSIGIPNLYLEICSGNFDRGKLEYAVSKVGAGHILYGSDVTLINPAQMVGMVLDAEISENDRNLIFSKNATQLFRF, from the coding sequence ATGACTAACAAACCCTGCCGGATAATTGACGTTCACGCGCATTACGGCAAATGGTTTTTCCCAATATATTCCGATACCCCTGACAATATCTTTGAGATAATGAACCGTAACAGTATCGATAAAATAGTCCTATCTTCAACTCAAGCAATCGTTTACAACATGGTTGCCGGCAACGCGGAACTCGCTGAGATATTGGACAAACACTCCGGGTTCTACGGTTATATTTTTCTCAACCCCAACTACATTGACCTGTCGTTCAAAGAACTAGAAAAGTATATGGGTAACCACAAAAAGGTTTTGGGGTTAAAACTTTATAGCGAAGGGTATATTGCTCAACCACTGAACTGTGACGGGCACAAAAAGTTTTTAACTGAAACACAAACACGTTTCCCCGGTACACCGGTATTGTTCCACTGTTATTCCGCAACGGCTGCGATGCAGCTTGCTGGTGTGGCGAAACAGTTTCCGAACCTCAACTTTTTGATGGGGCACATGGGCGGTGCGCAGTGGCGCTCGGCAGTAGATTGCAGTATTGGTATACCAAACCTGTACCTCGAGATATGTTCCGGCAACTTTGACCGCGGTAAACTTGAGTATGCGGTTAGTAAAGTCGGGGCGGGCCATATTCTTTATGGCAGTGATGTTACATTGATCAACCCCGCACAAATGGTTGGAATGGTACTCGACGCGGAAATCAGCGAAAATGACCGCAACTTAATCTTCAGCAAAAACGCAACGCAATTATTCAGATTTTAA
- a CDS encoding DUF6785 family protein: MDNKVTIRSIIISLIGVFISVLWIRSSEVLATRCQITESVVPITAMTMIMFLVLLNPILQFIGKKFSLPANELVLIYTFITIGSVMSGIGITQAFLPYLVVPFYYAEPTNKFAEMQQYLPSWLGPRDPETIRGFFEGSFNGIVPWEHWVGPLAFWLLFFVLFWWVATCIWAVMRKQWAETEHLGFPLINIPYSIITEKSIEGKDDTAVPFFKNKLMWAGFAIAGLYQLTNMLNAIDPTIPCIGWSYSFNKILTEFPWKNIANTTIYYRPELVGLGYLIPAEILLSIVIFYWIENFLCVFGYAMHIATPGFPHNLQQSLGGYLALIVMIIWISRRHLKIALKKAIFNTPEIDDSKEPLPYRIAVFGGIAGFIAIILFCAAAGIAWWVATGFFLLIFGTLFIYGRIRAETGIPSQWIYPHTIIRQSPFYVFGIDAFKIGGTLQTLSALPMFFFLANGGFFTQSTVYQLESYQLADKTGFSKRIMTWVGISAMLIGLILAFWIYLSTYYQYGLNTLANQRLAYCLTSYTEISKMLQLPSSNNPLLITWTVIGFIITLILSFIRQYVSSGFILNPIGYVVATTYGYNLWSAFFAAWIAKVLIMRMGGIKLYRKFIPFFLGLAIGTFFLTGVLWPIIAAFFKGVRYHVWFV, translated from the coding sequence GTGGATAATAAAGTTACTATCCGATCGATCATAATTAGTTTAATCGGCGTATTCATAAGCGTACTATGGATCCGTTCATCTGAAGTACTAGCTACCCGCTGTCAAATAACAGAATCCGTAGTCCCGATCACCGCGATGACAATGATCATGTTTTTAGTGTTACTCAATCCTATACTCCAGTTCATAGGCAAAAAATTTAGCTTGCCTGCAAATGAACTTGTTTTGATATACACATTTATAACCATTGGGTCAGTGATGTCCGGTATAGGAATAACCCAAGCATTTCTCCCGTACCTCGTCGTACCTTTTTACTACGCTGAACCAACAAATAAATTTGCTGAGATGCAGCAATACCTACCCTCATGGCTTGGCCCGCGTGACCCGGAAACTATCCGCGGTTTTTTTGAAGGTTCCTTCAACGGCATAGTTCCATGGGAACACTGGGTTGGGCCTTTAGCGTTTTGGTTACTTTTTTTTGTTCTCTTCTGGTGGGTTGCTACGTGTATATGGGCAGTTATGCGTAAACAATGGGCAGAAACTGAACACCTGGGGTTTCCGTTGATAAACATTCCCTACAGTATCATCACCGAAAAATCAATTGAAGGAAAAGATGATACCGCCGTACCGTTTTTTAAAAATAAACTTATGTGGGCAGGTTTTGCAATCGCTGGATTGTACCAGTTAACTAACATGCTAAACGCGATTGACCCAACGATACCGTGTATTGGCTGGTCATACTCGTTCAATAAAATTTTAACAGAATTCCCGTGGAAAAACATTGCTAATACAACAATATACTACCGCCCTGAACTGGTAGGGCTTGGATACCTTATTCCTGCGGAAATACTTTTATCAATCGTTATCTTTTACTGGATTGAAAACTTTTTGTGTGTCTTTGGATATGCCATGCATATCGCAACACCAGGATTTCCACATAATCTTCAACAATCACTCGGCGGTTATCTTGCATTAATCGTGATGATAATCTGGATCTCCCGCCGGCATCTTAAAATAGCCCTGAAAAAAGCTATCTTTAACACTCCCGAGATTGATGATAGTAAAGAACCGCTTCCCTACCGCATAGCAGTCTTCGGCGGAATTGCAGGGTTTATAGCAATAATACTTTTTTGCGCAGCAGCCGGTATTGCGTGGTGGGTTGCAACCGGGTTTTTCTTACTGATCTTTGGTACACTTTTCATATACGGCCGTATCCGTGCGGAAACCGGTATACCCTCGCAATGGATTTATCCCCACACAATTATCCGGCAAAGCCCGTTTTATGTATTTGGCATTGACGCTTTCAAGATCGGGGGTACACTCCAAACACTCTCAGCATTGCCAATGTTTTTTTTCCTAGCAAACGGCGGGTTTTTTACGCAGTCTACGGTTTACCAGCTTGAAAGTTATCAATTAGCCGATAAAACAGGGTTTTCAAAACGTATAATGACCTGGGTAGGAATCTCTGCTATGCTCATAGGTTTAATCCTTGCATTCTGGATCTACCTCTCAACGTATTATCAATACGGATTGAACACGCTTGCGAACCAGCGATTGGCATACTGCCTTACGTCATATACCGAAATATCCAAAATGCTGCAATTACCGTCATCAAATAATCCTTTACTTATAACATGGACAGTCATAGGATTTATTATTACCCTGATACTATCCTTTATACGGCAATATGTATCCTCCGGGTTTATACTAAACCCAATAGGCTATGTTGTTGCTACGACATACGGGTATAATCTATGGTCCGCGTTCTTTGCAGCATGGATTGCAAAGGTACTCATTATGCGGATGGGCGGGATAAAATTATACCGCAAATTCATACCCTTTTTTCTGGGATTAGCAATCGGCACATTTTTCTTAACCGGCGTGTTATGGCCGATTATAGCCGCATTTTTTAAAGGCGTAAGATACCACGTGTGGTTTGTGTAA
- a CDS encoding uroporphyrinogen decarboxylase family protein: protein MKYMAVMSSRERLLTVIEHKVPDRVPVSTYELVGYNSKAWENNDTSYKRLMDVIREKTDCVVMWDPNSTQRLACSAYKPNIKTERTREDNAWITKSVLETPAGILTQITKRIDNVHTNWVTEHWCKTPEDVDKMLALPYEPVTYNFTDFQRVKTELGDHGIVMPSLADPMVIAAQLMEFGEFTLWAMMETAHFEKCVKILHERVMQNLKNMLSVGVADLYRICGPEYATPPYLPPAMFDRFVVPYVREMTELVHSKGGKVRVHSHGKIGKVLDMIVATGADAIDPCEAPPDGDIELADLKKRAGDKLCIFGNIQLKFLEQCNTTEIVEIVKKCMDSAKAGGGYVIMPTAAPINSPLAKKAEENYITFINTALELGKY from the coding sequence ATGAAGTATATGGCAGTAATGTCGTCTAGAGAACGGTTATTAACGGTGATTGAGCATAAAGTTCCCGACCGTGTGCCGGTATCCACTTACGAACTTGTGGGGTATAATTCAAAAGCGTGGGAGAATAATGACACGTCATATAAACGGTTAATGGATGTTATCCGCGAGAAAACTGATTGCGTTGTTATGTGGGACCCGAATTCAACACAGCGGCTTGCGTGTTCTGCGTATAAGCCAAATATCAAGACTGAACGTACACGGGAAGATAATGCGTGGATAACTAAGTCTGTTCTTGAAACACCGGCTGGTATTTTGACACAAATCACTAAACGGATTGATAATGTCCATACCAACTGGGTAACTGAACACTGGTGTAAAACACCGGAGGATGTTGATAAAATGCTGGCATTACCCTATGAGCCTGTAACCTATAACTTTACTGATTTCCAAAGAGTAAAGACTGAACTTGGTGACCACGGAATCGTGATGCCGTCGTTGGCAGACCCTATGGTGATTGCCGCGCAGTTAATGGAGTTCGGTGAGTTTACGCTGTGGGCAATGATGGAAACCGCTCATTTTGAGAAATGCGTGAAAATATTGCATGAACGTGTTATGCAGAACCTTAAGAATATGCTTTCCGTTGGGGTGGCAGATCTTTACCGTATCTGCGGGCCAGAGTACGCTACACCGCCGTACTTACCGCCTGCGATGTTTGACCGTTTTGTTGTCCCGTATGTCCGTGAGATGACAGAACTAGTGCATTCAAAGGGCGGGAAAGTTAGGGTGCATAGCCACGGGAAAATTGGGAAAGTTCTGGATATGATTGTCGCAACCGGTGCGGATGCGATTGACCCGTGTGAAGCGCCGCCCGACGGGGATATAGAACTTGCTGACCTAAAAAAACGGGCGGGGGATAAGCTGTGTATATTCGGGAATATACAACTAAAGTTTCTCGAGCAATGCAATACTACCGAAATCGTGGAGATCGTTAAAAAATGTATGGACAGCGCGAAAGCCGGCGGGGGATACGTTATTATGCCTACTGCTGCACCGATAAATTCGCCGCTTGCGAAAAAGGCCGAAGAAAACTATATTACGTTCATCAATACCGCGTTAGAACTGGGAAAATACTAA
- a CDS encoding uroporphyrinogen decarboxylase family protein, with protein MNARERFNKVMHWQKADRVPNMDFGYWNETIPIWHTQGLPKEIKNAVQLEKHLKLEGMDSIPTISLRNAFLPGFKREVLEDKGDHQIIIDGNGVICEISKTAVSIPKYIKYSLETREDWDKIKKEKLDPLVKGRVLPKEQWKKLVDTAHAEGMPVRVSVGSLYGWLRNWMGVENFSIAMMTDKDWVEDMMEHLTQMTLYMIDQTLPGLEVDFAAWWEDMAYNHGPLCSPKLFEELMVPRYKRITDKLKTYGIDVNVLDCDGCIYELVPGWLESGINCMFPIEAAWTDPLELRKRWGKKALLIGGVNKLELAKGKAAIDAELAKLKPLIDDGGYIPTVDHRVPPDVSYENYLYYIEQKLKIL; from the coding sequence ATGAACGCGCGTGAACGGTTTAACAAAGTTATGCACTGGCAGAAAGCTGACCGCGTACCTAACATGGACTTCGGGTACTGGAACGAAACTATTCCTATCTGGCATACACAAGGGTTACCCAAGGAAATTAAGAACGCAGTACAACTAGAAAAACACCTTAAACTCGAAGGTATGGACAGTATCCCAACGATATCGCTACGCAACGCTTTTTTACCGGGCTTCAAACGCGAAGTTCTGGAAGATAAGGGCGACCACCAGATAATTATTGACGGTAACGGCGTTATCTGCGAAATCTCAAAAACCGCGGTCTCAATCCCGAAATATATCAAATATTCATTAGAAACCCGTGAGGATTGGGATAAGATTAAGAAAGAAAAACTTGACCCGCTCGTTAAGGGACGGGTATTACCGAAAGAACAATGGAAGAAGTTGGTTGACACTGCACATGCCGAAGGTATGCCTGTGCGGGTAAGTGTGGGTTCGTTATACGGCTGGCTGCGTAACTGGATGGGTGTAGAAAACTTTTCGATTGCAATGATGACTGACAAAGACTGGGTTGAAGACATGATGGAACATTTGACACAAATGACATTATACATGATCGACCAAACATTGCCGGGGTTGGAGGTAGACTTTGCTGCGTGGTGGGAAGACATGGCCTATAACCACGGCCCGTTGTGCTCACCGAAACTGTTTGAAGAACTCATGGTCCCGCGGTATAAACGTATTACGGATAAACTAAAAACTTACGGTATTGACGTCAACGTATTAGACTGCGATGGATGCATATACGAACTCGTCCCTGGCTGGCTGGAGAGCGGGATCAACTGTATGTTCCCCATAGAAGCCGCATGGACTGACCCGCTGGAACTACGTAAACGCTGGGGTAAAAAAGCTTTGTTAATCGGCGGAGTCAATAAACTCGAACTTGCAAAAGGTAAGGCTGCGATTGATGCGGAACTTGCAAAACTAAAACCGTTGATTGACGATGGCGGGTATATCCCCACAGTTGACCACAGGGTACCCCCGGATGTTAGCTACGAAAACTATTTGTATTATATTGAACAAAAACTCAAAATATTATAG